One part of the Methylobacterium mesophilicum SR1.6/6 genome encodes these proteins:
- a CDS encoding LysR family transcriptional regulator produces the protein MLRESLNDLSAFVAVARERSFTRAAAQLGVSQPALSQTVRGLEARLGVRLLARTTRSVSPTEAGERLLRAVGPRFEEIEAGLASLAEMRGKPAGNLRITADEHAAPTLLWPALRRVLPDHPDIKVEVVVSSVLTDIVAERFDAGVRWGGIVAKDMTAVRIGPDMRMAAVAAPSYFAGRARPRRPEDLTAHACINLRLPTHGGLYAWEFEKDGRELKVWVGGQLVFNTEALLLRAALDGFGIAYLFEDGVRTHLEAGTLVRVLEDWCDPFPGYHLYFPSRREPEPALAVLVEALRYRG, from the coding sequence ATGCTGCGCGAGAGCCTGAACGACCTCAGCGCCTTCGTGGCCGTCGCGCGCGAGCGGAGCTTCACGCGGGCCGCGGCGCAGCTCGGCGTCTCGCAGCCGGCTCTGAGCCAGACCGTGCGCGGGCTTGAGGCGCGCCTGGGCGTTCGCCTCCTCGCCCGCACGACCCGGAGCGTCTCGCCGACCGAGGCCGGAGAGCGGCTCCTCAGGGCCGTCGGTCCGCGGTTCGAGGAGATCGAGGCGGGGCTCGCCAGCCTGGCGGAGATGCGGGGCAAGCCGGCCGGCAACCTCCGGATCACCGCCGACGAGCACGCGGCACCCACGTTGCTCTGGCCGGCCCTGCGGCGCGTCCTCCCGGACCACCCGGACATCAAGGTCGAGGTCGTCGTCAGCAGCGTCCTGACCGACATCGTCGCCGAGCGCTTCGACGCCGGGGTCCGCTGGGGCGGCATCGTGGCCAAGGACATGACCGCGGTCCGGATCGGGCCGGACATGCGCATGGCCGCCGTCGCGGCCCCCTCGTACTTCGCGGGGCGGGCCAGGCCGCGGCGCCCGGAGGACCTCACCGCCCACGCCTGCATCAACCTGCGCCTGCCGACCCACGGCGGCCTCTACGCCTGGGAGTTCGAGAAGGACGGGCGCGAACTGAAGGTGTGGGTCGGGGGACAGTTGGTGTTCAACACCGAGGCGCTGCTCCTCCGGGCCGCGCTGGACGGCTTCGGCATCGCCTACCTGTTCGAGGACGGGGTGCGGACGCACCTTGAGGCCGGCACCCTGGTCCGGGTGCTGGAGGATTGGTGCGACCCGTTCCCCGGCTACCACCTCTACTTCCCGAGCCGCCGCGAGCCGGAGCCGGCGCTGGCCGTCCTGGTCGAGGCGCTGCGTTACCGGGGATGA
- a CDS encoding methylated-DNA--[protein]-cysteine S-methyltransferase: MDEIGCRFATEIYLYGYRATLTGLAAVAVGRRGVAAVLLGAGRDELKRKLLEALPGATLVGDEDRIGATLDAVARHIDAPTGSLALDLDLRGEADELAVWAVLRAIPAGETRSYGALAREIGSGMTAQQVGAACAANRLAVVVPCHRVLKADGSISGYRWGVHRKRRLLSLETAA; the protein is encoded by the coding sequence GTGGACGAGATCGGATGTCGCTTCGCGACGGAAATCTACCTCTACGGCTATCGCGCGACCCTCACCGGGTTGGCCGCGGTCGCCGTCGGCAGGCGCGGCGTGGCCGCCGTGCTCCTCGGTGCCGGCCGTGACGAACTGAAACGGAAGCTCCTGGAAGCGCTGCCAGGCGCCACCCTCGTCGGCGACGAGGATAGGATCGGCGCGACGCTGGACGCTGTCGCCCGCCACATCGACGCCCCGACCGGCTCACTCGCGCTCGACCTGGACCTGCGAGGCGAGGCCGACGAACTTGCCGTGTGGGCGGTGCTGCGCGCGATCCCGGCCGGTGAAACGCGAAGCTACGGTGCGCTCGCACGGGAGATCGGCTCGGGCATGACGGCGCAGCAAGTCGGCGCGGCCTGCGCCGCCAACCGGCTCGCCGTCGTCGTGCCGTGCCACCGCGTGCTGAAGGCGGACGGATCGATCTCGGGCTACCGCTGGGGTGTCCATCGGAAGCGTCGGCTGCTTTCCTTGGAGACGGCGGCATGA
- a CDS encoding 2OG-Fe(II) oxygenase: MIMTRIETLDWQTVAGDLDRQGWSVLPKILTADQSDAVADLYGDTPAFRSHVVMARHGFGRGEYRYFSYPLPEVVQELRTGLYPRLAPVANAWHGRMGLDVRFPTTHAEFLERCHAAGQRRPTPLLLQYAPGDYNCLHQDLYGEHVFPLQVATLLSEPGEAFEGGEFVLTEQRPRMQSRAVVVPLTKGDAVVFAVHGRPQRGTKGDYRVMMRHGVSEVRSGRRHTLGIIFHDAA, encoded by the coding sequence ATGATCATGACGCGCATCGAGACGTTGGATTGGCAGACGGTTGCGGGTGACCTCGACCGGCAAGGCTGGAGCGTGCTGCCGAAGATCCTGACGGCCGACCAGAGCGACGCGGTCGCCGACCTGTACGGCGATACGCCTGCGTTCCGAAGCCACGTCGTCATGGCGCGCCACGGGTTCGGACGGGGCGAGTACCGCTACTTCTCCTACCCGCTGCCCGAGGTCGTGCAGGAGCTACGCACGGGCCTCTACCCGAGGCTCGCACCGGTCGCGAACGCATGGCACGGGCGCATGGGCCTGGACGTTCGCTTCCCCACGACCCACGCGGAGTTCCTGGAGCGTTGCCACGCCGCCGGGCAACGCCGGCCCACGCCGCTGCTGCTGCAGTACGCGCCCGGCGACTACAACTGCCTGCACCAGGACCTTTACGGCGAGCACGTCTTCCCGCTCCAGGTCGCGACGCTGCTGTCCGAACCAGGCGAGGCGTTCGAGGGCGGTGAATTCGTGCTGACGGAGCAGCGTCCGAGGATGCAGTCGCGGGCAGTCGTCGTGCCGCTCACGAAGGGCGACGCGGTGGTCTTCGCCGTCCATGGCCGGCCCCAACGCGGGACCAAGGGCGACTACCGCGTGATGATGCGCCACGGCGTCAGTGAGGTCCGCTCGGGGCGACGGCACACGCTGGGGATCATCTTCCACGACGCGGCTTGA
- a CDS encoding arabinose transporter — protein sequence MPASGTTVATALMPLLAVVFVAFLVIGIALPVLPLHVHDGLGYGPAMVGLVTGFQFAAALAARLWSGRMSDDRGPKRAVVTGLAAAGAAGALYLGSVAVVGTPWASVGLLLAGRAILGGAESFVITGAVAWGLARAGTQNAGKVIAWAGTAMFAAFAAGAPLGTALYAGGGFAAVAAATALAPLATLALIAPVRGADPTHRGTASFLAVVDGIWLPGLAAALSSIGFGALITFGALLFSAHGWRPVWLAFTAYAVALIVARLVFGHLPDRLGGARVALVCVLIEAAGLVLMGIAPTVTLAAAGAALTGFGYALVFPGFGVEAVRRAPSESRGTAMGAYTACLDLALGVSGPALGLVAGHAGFGAVFLASAVPVACAAAVALRLLQAPRGRIHKRAS from the coding sequence ATCCCGGCGAGCGGCACCACCGTGGCGACGGCCCTGATGCCGCTGCTCGCCGTCGTGTTCGTCGCGTTCCTGGTGATCGGCATCGCCTTGCCGGTCCTGCCGCTGCACGTCCACGACGGGCTCGGCTACGGGCCGGCCATGGTCGGGTTGGTCACCGGCTTCCAGTTCGCCGCCGCCCTCGCGGCACGGCTCTGGTCCGGCCGCATGTCGGACGACAGGGGTCCCAAGCGTGCCGTGGTCACAGGGCTCGCCGCGGCCGGGGCGGCGGGTGCGCTGTACCTCGGCTCCGTCGCCGTCGTCGGCACGCCGTGGGCTTCGGTCGGCCTCCTGCTGGCGGGCCGCGCGATCCTCGGCGGCGCCGAGAGCTTCGTCATCACGGGCGCCGTCGCCTGGGGCTTGGCCCGAGCCGGCACGCAGAACGCCGGCAAGGTCATCGCCTGGGCGGGGACGGCGATGTTCGCGGCGTTCGCCGCCGGCGCCCCGCTCGGCACCGCCCTGTATGCGGGAGGCGGCTTCGCCGCGGTCGCCGCGGCGACGGCCCTGGCGCCGCTGGCCACCTTGGCGTTGATCGCCCCCGTGCGTGGCGCCGACCCGACCCATCGAGGGACGGCGTCCTTCCTGGCGGTCGTCGACGGGATCTGGCTTCCCGGTCTCGCCGCCGCCCTCAGCAGCATCGGCTTCGGGGCCCTGATCACCTTCGGCGCCCTGCTGTTCTCGGCGCACGGGTGGCGGCCGGTCTGGCTGGCCTTCACGGCCTACGCGGTGGCCCTCATCGTCGCCCGGCTGGTGTTCGGACACCTGCCCGACCGGCTCGGCGGCGCCAGGGTGGCCTTGGTCTGCGTGCTGATCGAGGCGGCCGGCCTGGTCCTGATGGGCATCGCGCCGACGGTCACCCTGGCGGCGGCCGGCGCCGCGCTGACGGGCTTCGGCTACGCGCTCGTCTTCCCCGGCTTCGGGGTCGAGGCCGTCCGCCGTGCCCCATCGGAGAGCCGGGGCACGGCCATGGGCGCCTACACCGCCTGCCTCGACCTCGCTCTGGGCGTCTCGGGGCCGGCTCTCGGCCTCGTCGCGGGACATGCCGGATTCGGTGCGGTGTTTCTCGCGAGCGCCGTCCCGGTGGCCTGCGCCGCGGCGGTCGCACTCCGGCTGCTCCAGGCCCCGCGAGGCCGCATCCATAAGCGGGCTTCATAG
- a CDS encoding (R)-mandelonitrile lyase: protein MDIKRAGSQPSGKGPEAWFTGTVRIDPLFSAAEPARTGGALVTFEPGARTAWHTHPLGQTLIVTAGCGRVQREGGPVEEIRPGDVVWFPPGERHWHGAGPTTAMSHIAIQEALNGSPVDWLEKVTDEQYASPASREDGRP from the coding sequence ATGGACATCAAGCGCGCAGGGTCGCAGCCCTCGGGCAAGGGACCGGAGGCATGGTTCACGGGCACCGTCCGCATCGACCCGCTGTTCAGCGCCGCCGAGCCGGCCCGCACGGGCGGCGCCCTCGTGACCTTCGAGCCGGGCGCCCGCACGGCCTGGCACACGCATCCCCTCGGACAGACCCTGATCGTCACCGCGGGCTGCGGCCGGGTGCAGCGCGAGGGCGGCCCGGTCGAGGAGATCCGTCCCGGGGACGTCGTCTGGTTTCCCCCGGGGGAGCGGCACTGGCACGGCGCCGGCCCGACCACCGCGATGAGCCACATCGCCATCCAGGAAGCCTTGAACGGCAGTCCGGTGGACTGGCTGGAGAAGGTGACCGACGAGCAGTACGCGTCGCCGGCCTCGCGGGAGGACGGGCGGCCCTGA
- a CDS encoding flavin reductase family protein — protein MTDPHVTIEPSILYLGTPVVLISTQNEDGTANLAPMSSAWWLGWRCMLGLQTASQTPQNMIRTGQCVLNLASPKQADAVNRLARLTGTKEIPVLKRKLGYAYEPRKFEVAGLTPLPSHTVAAPRVLECPIQLEAVVAARHGIMDDDPQVAGLISAFEVRITRVHVHPDLLMEGHENRIDPAKWQPLIMNFQKLYGVSPAEIVPSRLAEIDELAYRMPDVDRARGEADLAA, from the coding sequence GTGACCGATCCCCACGTCACCATCGAGCCGTCGATCCTCTACCTCGGGACCCCGGTGGTCCTGATCAGCACGCAGAACGAGGACGGGACCGCCAACCTCGCGCCGATGTCGTCCGCATGGTGGCTCGGCTGGCGCTGCATGCTCGGCCTCCAGACCGCGTCCCAGACGCCGCAGAACATGATCCGCACGGGACAGTGCGTGCTCAACCTGGCCTCGCCCAAGCAGGCCGATGCCGTGAACAGGCTGGCCCGCCTGACCGGCACCAAGGAGATCCCCGTGCTGAAGCGGAAGCTGGGCTACGCCTACGAGCCCCGCAAGTTCGAGGTGGCCGGCCTGACGCCCCTCCCGTCGCATACGGTCGCCGCGCCGCGGGTCCTGGAATGCCCGATCCAGTTGGAGGCCGTCGTCGCGGCCCGGCACGGGATCATGGACGACGACCCCCAGGTCGCCGGCCTGATCTCGGCCTTCGAGGTGCGCATCACCCGCGTGCACGTGCATCCCGACCTGCTCATGGAAGGGCACGAGAACCGGATCGATCCTGCCAAATGGCAGCCGCTGATCATGAACTTCCAGAAGCTCTACGGCGTCTCCCCCGCCGAGATCGTCCCGTCCCGCCTCGCCGAGATCGACGAGTTGGCCTATCGCATGCCCGACGTCGACCGGGCGCGCGGCGAGGCCGACCTGGCTGCCTGA
- a CDS encoding MFS transporter yields the protein MNANQACATENAFMDKTGAPATRGWAAVFAMALCSATLVASEFMPVSLLTPIAGDLHMSEGNAGQAIAVSGLFAVITSLSVSTATRGIDRRVVLLSLTVLMMVSGLMVALAPNALVFMAGRALVGVVIGGFWSMSAATAMRLVPEAQVPQALGLLNGGNALATTVAAPLGSFLGQYIGWRGAFFCVVPLAAVTLAWLFASLPAMPSARGTAQGGTVFRVLRRRTVPLGMLGSSLFFLGQFAVFTYLRPFLETVTQVGVTTLSLILLVMGGSGLLGTYLIGLLLKARLYSILIATPVAMAAIGIATMAFGASPFAVTVLLACWGLVGTAAPVAWWTWVSRVLPDDAEAGGGLFVAVVQMAIALGATLGGVAYDGGGYRSTFEFGALAFGAATVVTVLAWRQGNRTVAA from the coding sequence ATGAACGCGAACCAAGCCTGCGCGACCGAGAACGCGTTCATGGACAAAACGGGCGCGCCTGCGACCCGCGGCTGGGCGGCGGTGTTCGCGATGGCCCTGTGCAGCGCGACCCTGGTCGCCTCCGAGTTCATGCCGGTCAGCCTGCTGACGCCCATCGCCGGCGACCTGCACATGTCCGAGGGCAACGCCGGACAGGCCATCGCCGTCTCGGGCCTGTTCGCGGTGATCACGAGCCTCTCGGTCTCGACCGCCACGCGCGGCATCGACCGGCGCGTCGTCCTGCTGTCCTTGACCGTGCTGATGATGGTGTCGGGCCTGATGGTGGCGCTCGCTCCCAACGCGCTGGTGTTCATGGCCGGGCGCGCATTGGTCGGCGTCGTCATCGGCGGCTTCTGGTCGATGTCGGCGGCCACCGCCATGCGCCTGGTGCCCGAGGCACAGGTTCCGCAGGCGCTCGGCCTGCTGAACGGCGGCAACGCCCTGGCGACGACCGTCGCGGCGCCGCTCGGCAGCTTCCTCGGGCAGTACATCGGATGGCGCGGCGCCTTCTTCTGCGTCGTCCCGCTCGCGGCCGTGACGCTGGCCTGGCTGTTCGCGAGCCTTCCCGCGATGCCGTCCGCGCGCGGGACGGCCCAGGGCGGCACGGTGTTCCGGGTCCTCCGCCGACGCACGGTCCCCCTCGGGATGCTCGGCTCCTCGCTGTTTTTCCTCGGGCAGTTCGCCGTGTTCACCTACCTGCGTCCGTTCCTTGAGACGGTCACGCAGGTCGGCGTCACCACCCTGTCCCTCATCCTGCTCGTCATGGGCGGATCGGGCCTGCTCGGCACCTACCTGATCGGCCTGCTTCTCAAGGCGCGCCTCTACAGCATCCTCATCGCGACGCCGGTCGCGATGGCGGCCATCGGCATCGCGACCATGGCGTTCGGCGCGTCGCCGTTCGCGGTGACGGTCCTGCTCGCGTGCTGGGGTCTCGTCGGCACGGCCGCCCCCGTCGCGTGGTGGACCTGGGTGAGCCGTGTGCTGCCCGACGACGCCGAGGCCGGCGGCGGGCTCTTCGTCGCCGTCGTGCAGATGGCCATCGCGCTCGGCGCCACCCTCGGGGGCGTCGCCTACGACGGCGGCGGGTACCGGAGCACCTTCGAGTTCGGCGCACTCGCCTTCGGCGCGGCGACCGTCGTCACCGTCCTGGCCTGGCGCCAGGGCAACCGGACCGTGGCCGCCTAG
- a CDS encoding aldo/keto reductase, which produces MDTTHLGRTGLRVSRLALGTMNFGELTDEATSFAVMDEALAAGINFFDTADVYGGPQSPDMAKGYGVSEEIIGRWLAQDTGRRDRIVLATKVYQPMGTGPNDKYLSAYHIRRACEASLRRLKTDHIDLYQMHHVDRATPWAEIWQAMEQLIREGKITYVGSSNFAGWDIATAQCTATARNLLGLASEQSLYNLTQRTVELEVIPALRHFGIGLIPWSPVGMGLLGGVLRKANEGRRASPHLQQRIDKLRPQLEAYEALCAEIGEAPSDVALAWLLHNPVVTAAITGPRTVEQLRQNLRAPSLALSGETLARLDEIWPGPGDEAPVAYAW; this is translated from the coding sequence ATGGACACCACGCATCTCGGCCGGACCGGCCTGCGGGTCAGCCGCTTGGCGCTCGGCACCATGAACTTCGGCGAGCTGACCGACGAGGCGACGAGCTTCGCGGTCATGGACGAGGCGCTCGCCGCCGGCATCAACTTCTTCGATACGGCTGACGTCTACGGCGGCCCGCAATCGCCCGACATGGCGAAGGGCTACGGCGTCTCCGAGGAGATCATTGGCCGCTGGCTCGCCCAGGACACCGGCCGCCGTGACCGGATCGTACTGGCGACCAAGGTCTACCAGCCGATGGGGACGGGGCCGAACGACAAGTACCTGTCGGCCTACCACATCCGCCGGGCCTGCGAGGCCAGCCTGCGCCGGCTGAAGACCGACCACATCGACCTCTACCAGATGCACCACGTCGACCGGGCGACGCCATGGGCGGAGATCTGGCAGGCGATGGAGCAGCTCATCCGCGAGGGCAAGATCACCTACGTCGGGTCGAGCAACTTCGCCGGCTGGGACATCGCCACCGCCCAGTGCACGGCCACCGCGCGCAACTTGCTGGGGCTCGCTTCCGAGCAGAGCCTCTACAACCTGACCCAGCGCACGGTGGAGTTGGAGGTGATCCCGGCCCTGCGCCACTTCGGCATCGGCCTCATCCCGTGGAGCCCGGTCGGCATGGGGCTGCTGGGCGGCGTCCTTCGCAAGGCGAACGAGGGTCGGAGGGCGAGCCCGCACCTGCAGCAGCGGATCGACAAGCTCCGTCCGCAGCTCGAAGCCTACGAGGCGCTCTGCGCCGAGATCGGCGAGGCTCCCTCCGACGTGGCGCTCGCCTGGCTCCTGCACAACCCGGTGGTCACCGCGGCCATCACCGGCCCGCGCACGGTCGAGCAGTTGCGCCAGAACCTGAGGGCGCCGTCGCTGGCCCTCTCCGGCGAGACGCTGGCGAGGCTGGACGAGATCTGGCCCGGCCCCGGCGACGAGGCGCCTGTCGCCTACGCCTGGTAG
- a CDS encoding glucose 1-dehydrogenase, producing MQITFENKVALVTGAAMGVGLATARLFAEAGAAVVLSDHNEEALGEAVAGLEAAGHTVLGVRCDVSDKAEVEAMVRRTVDTFGRLDAAFNNAGIQIPPNDVVDVPDEDYERVMSVNLRGVWNCMQAELRQMRRQGSGAIVNCSSIGGLIGNPGLAAYHGTKYGVIGLTQSAALENAARGIRLNAVCPATIDTPMVARMLAEQPEAMEVIMQKQVIGRLGRPEEVGAAVLWLCSDAASFVLGVALPVDGGYTAN from the coding sequence ATGCAGATCACCTTCGAGAACAAGGTCGCCCTCGTGACCGGCGCAGCCATGGGCGTGGGCTTGGCGACCGCCAGGTTGTTCGCCGAGGCCGGCGCGGCGGTTGTCCTGTCCGACCACAACGAGGAGGCCCTCGGCGAGGCCGTCGCCGGGCTTGAGGCCGCCGGCCATACGGTGCTCGGCGTCCGATGCGACGTGTCCGACAAGGCCGAGGTCGAGGCCATGGTCCGGCGTACCGTCGACACCTTCGGGCGCCTGGACGCGGCCTTCAACAACGCCGGCATCCAGATCCCGCCGAACGACGTCGTCGACGTGCCGGACGAGGACTACGAGCGGGTGATGTCGGTCAACCTGCGCGGCGTCTGGAACTGCATGCAGGCGGAGCTACGCCAGATGCGGCGGCAGGGCAGCGGCGCCATCGTGAACTGTTCGTCCATCGGCGGCCTCATCGGCAACCCGGGCCTCGCCGCCTACCACGGCACGAAGTACGGCGTGATCGGCCTGACCCAGAGCGCGGCCCTGGAGAACGCCGCGCGTGGCATCCGGCTCAACGCGGTCTGCCCGGCCACCATCGACACGCCGATGGTGGCCAGGATGCTCGCCGAGCAGCCCGAGGCCATGGAGGTGATCATGCAGAAGCAGGTCATCGGGCGCCTCGGCCGTCCCGAGGAGGTCGGCGCGGCCGTGCTCTGGCTCTGCAGCGATGCGGCGAGCTTCGTCCTCGGCGTCGCCCTGCCGGTGGACGGCGGCTACACCGCGAACTGA
- a CDS encoding adenylate/guanylate cyclase domain-containing protein: MDDTFALFEALRRAVPSDVADAVAEFVRTSPDERLARVNALALSAETGLDEDVLIGALLHTSRLGLFEMSWNILCPHCRSVLAANATLRSVRRSHHFCAFCDATEELRLDDRVEVTFTVSPRLRRIGAHDPDGLGFWDYHRQVFFGSGVDFPERATFDALASSCVLETVELQGGERLLLTLPAPEGTLIAFDPVTHTAQYLTVEGPPAGGRQDLAMVFDGRPSVARATLPPGMLRLSLDNRTRERVLLGIYRAGPELDALIGGQRPFLTARRLLSNQTFRDVFRTDTLDIDQRLKITSLTFLFTDLQGSTELYERVGDFTAYDLVRTHFRLLHDIVAAESGAVVKTIGDAVMATFDRPERALAAALRMQAAMRELNTERGAEDLKLKIGLHEGPCLAVSLNDRQDYFGQTVNIASRVQDLASRDAIFATGSILGHRKVEDLLRVSGLAGQAWTGGLRGIGDRIPVYRLTPV, encoded by the coding sequence ATGGACGATACGTTTGCCCTGTTCGAAGCCTTGCGCCGCGCGGTGCCGTCGGATGTCGCCGACGCGGTGGCCGAGTTCGTTCGAACCAGTCCCGACGAGCGCCTCGCCCGGGTGAATGCCCTAGCGCTGTCGGCCGAGACCGGACTGGACGAGGACGTGCTGATCGGCGCGCTGCTGCACACGTCCCGGCTCGGTCTCTTCGAGATGTCCTGGAACATCCTGTGCCCGCATTGCAGAAGCGTGCTCGCCGCCAATGCCACGCTTCGGTCGGTGCGCAGATCGCATCACTTCTGCGCGTTCTGCGATGCCACCGAGGAGTTGCGGCTCGACGACCGGGTGGAGGTGACCTTCACAGTCAGTCCCCGTCTCCGACGCATCGGCGCGCACGACCCGGACGGCCTCGGTTTCTGGGACTACCACAGGCAGGTCTTCTTCGGCTCCGGCGTCGATTTTCCCGAGCGGGCGACGTTCGACGCCCTGGCGTCGTCGTGCGTTCTGGAAACCGTCGAGTTGCAGGGAGGCGAGCGGCTCCTCCTGACGTTGCCGGCTCCCGAAGGTACGCTGATCGCCTTCGATCCGGTCACCCATACGGCCCAATACCTGACCGTGGAAGGACCACCCGCGGGTGGTCGCCAAGACCTCGCAATGGTTTTCGACGGGCGCCCGAGCGTCGCGCGGGCGACCCTGCCTCCCGGGATGCTGCGCCTGTCCCTCGACAACCGGACCCGGGAGCGCGTCCTCCTCGGCATCTACCGCGCCGGCCCCGAGCTCGATGCGCTGATCGGCGGTCAGCGCCCGTTTCTCACCGCCAGGCGTCTCCTCTCCAATCAGACGTTCCGGGACGTCTTCCGCACCGATACGCTGGACATCGATCAGCGGCTCAAGATCACGAGCCTCACCTTCCTGTTCACCGACCTCCAGGGATCGACCGAACTCTACGAGAGGGTCGGCGACTTCACGGCGTACGATCTGGTGCGGACCCACTTCCGGCTCCTGCACGATATCGTGGCGGCGGAGTCCGGTGCCGTGGTCAAGACGATTGGCGACGCGGTGATGGCGACCTTCGATAGGCCGGAACGCGCGCTCGCCGCCGCCCTCCGTATGCAGGCGGCGATGAGGGAACTTAACACCGAACGCGGCGCGGAGGATCTAAAGCTGAAGATCGGCCTGCACGAGGGGCCGTGCCTGGCTGTTTCGCTGAACGACCGCCAGGACTACTTCGGGCAGACCGTGAACATCGCCTCGCGCGTGCAGGACCTGGCGAGCCGGGACGCGATATTCGCGACCGGGTCGATCCTCGGGCACCGCAAAGTCGAGGACCTTCTCCGGGTTTCGGGTCTGGCCGGGCAGGCCTGGACGGGGGGGCTCCGCGGCATAGGGGATCGGATCCCGGTTTACCGCCTGACGCCCGTTTGA
- the ada gene encoding bifunctional DNA-binding transcriptional regulator/O6-methylguanine-DNA methyltransferase Ada encodes MNVRDKHAETILADPRWARIVARDRTADGRFWYAVSTTGVYCRPSCPSRGCNPGNVTIHDTLEDARRTGFRPCKRCKPDGPGPEAVNAELVTKACRLIEDGETAPSLTELAAKLGLSPGYFHRMFKAQTGLTPKGYAAAHRAKRVREALAGGGKVTEAIYDAGFNSSGRFYEASNAMLGMTPSTFRKGGAQEEIRFAIGESTLGPILVASSAKGVAAILIGDDPDALARDLQDRFPKARLIGADAEYEAVVAEVVGFVEAPQVGLDLPLDVRGTAFQQRVWQALRDIPFGRTASYTEVAERIGLPSATRAVAGACAANKLAVAIPCHRVVRNDGALSGYAWGVERKRAILDREQVAA; translated from the coding sequence ATGAACGTCAGGGACAAGCACGCCGAGACCATTCTCGCCGACCCGCGCTGGGCGCGTATCGTGGCCCGCGACAGGACGGCCGACGGCCGGTTCTGGTACGCGGTCAGCACGACCGGCGTCTATTGCCGGCCGTCCTGCCCGTCACGGGGCTGCAACCCCGGGAACGTCACCATCCACGACACGCTTGAGGACGCACGTCGAACGGGGTTCCGGCCGTGCAAGCGGTGCAAGCCCGACGGACCGGGGCCCGAGGCAGTGAACGCCGAGCTCGTCACCAAGGCATGCCGGCTGATCGAGGACGGCGAGACGGCGCCGTCGCTGACCGAGCTCGCCGCGAAGCTCGGGCTCAGTCCGGGGTACTTCCACCGCATGTTCAAGGCGCAGACCGGACTGACGCCGAAGGGCTACGCGGCGGCCCATCGGGCCAAGCGCGTGCGCGAGGCGCTTGCCGGCGGCGGTAAGGTCACCGAAGCCATCTACGACGCCGGCTTCAATTCGAGCGGCCGCTTCTACGAGGCGTCGAACGCCATGCTCGGCATGACGCCCTCGACATTCCGCAAGGGCGGGGCGCAGGAGGAGATCCGCTTCGCCATCGGGGAATCCACGCTCGGCCCAATCCTGGTCGCCTCCAGCGCCAAAGGGGTCGCCGCCATCCTCATCGGCGACGACCCCGACGCGCTGGCGCGCGATCTCCAGGACCGCTTCCCGAAGGCGAGGCTCATCGGCGCCGACGCCGAGTACGAGGCGGTCGTGGCGGAGGTGGTCGGCTTCGTGGAGGCGCCGCAGGTCGGCCTCGACCTGCCGCTCGACGTGCGCGGCACCGCCTTCCAGCAGCGGGTCTGGCAGGCGCTGCGCGATATCCCGTTCGGCCGGACCGCCTCCTACACGGAGGTCGCCGAGCGTATCGGGCTCCCGAGTGCGACCCGCGCGGTCGCGGGCGCCTGCGCAGCCAACAAGCTGGCGGTCGCGATCCCCTGCCACCGGGTCGTCCGCAACGACGGCGCCCTGTCGGGCTATGCCTGGGGCGTCGAGCGCAAGCGCGCGATCCTCGACCGCGAGCAGGTGGCCGCCTGA
- a CDS encoding flavin reductase family protein, translating to MRSPSMHVGNPQPVLDLGTPVALLCTMEEDGSLHLAAVTSAWWMGPRCVLGLHDVSRASANLRRTREVVVNMPAAGQAETVARLIRVAGRAAVPDGGPERGYRCARDRIGILGLTPVPSETVRPPRVSECPIQLEAVLDDVHAPAPGSPLPGDVAIFEVRVTRLHLDASVLADGRPDRIDPDRWRPLIMGSP from the coding sequence GTGAGGAGCCCCTCGATGCATGTCGGCAACCCGCAACCGGTCCTGGATCTCGGGACGCCCGTGGCGCTCCTCTGCACCATGGAGGAGGATGGAAGCCTCCACCTCGCGGCGGTGACGTCGGCGTGGTGGATGGGGCCTCGCTGCGTATTGGGCCTGCACGACGTCTCCAGGGCCTCCGCCAACCTGCGGCGCACGCGCGAGGTCGTCGTCAACATGCCGGCCGCCGGCCAGGCCGAGACGGTCGCCCGCCTCATCCGTGTGGCCGGAAGGGCGGCGGTCCCGGACGGAGGTCCGGAACGAGGCTACCGGTGCGCCAGGGACAGGATCGGCATCCTGGGCCTGACCCCGGTCCCGTCCGAGACGGTACGGCCGCCGCGCGTGTCCGAGTGTCCGATCCAGTTGGAAGCCGTCCTGGACGACGTCCACGCCCCCGCTCCGGGCAGCCCCCTTCCGGGGGACGTGGCGATCTTCGAAGTCCGGGTCACCCGCCTTCACCTGGACGCGTCGGTCCTCGCGGACGGCCGGCCGGACCGGATCGACCCCGACAGATGGCGCCCGCTGATCATGGGCTCGCCGTAA